Proteins from a single region of Theobroma cacao cultivar B97-61/B2 chromosome 10, Criollo_cocoa_genome_V2, whole genome shotgun sequence:
- the LOC18585967 gene encoding uncharacterized protein LOC18585967, with protein MEALPKQPQEVVIDVDGEEQANQTDNEEQEDRCSSSSSDESAGTNEIIKERESSVFETSSLEVDLESGATETKVHLAKVERDCRICHLSLDPTSEESGVPIELGCSCKDDLAAAHRQCAEAWFKIKGNRTCEICGSTARNVAATNETDITDQWNEANDATAATAPVTIHAAETRNFWQGHRFLNFLLACMVFAFVISWLFHFNVPS; from the exons ATGGAAGCTTTACCAAAACAACCCCAAGAAGTTGTCATTGATGTTGATGGAGAAGAGCAGGCAAACCAGACAGATAACGAGGAGCAAGAAGATAGGTGTTCCTCTTCTTCGAGTGATGAGTCTGCAGGGACAAATGAGATCATCAAGGAGAGGGAATCTTCTGTGTTCGAGACTTCTTCTCTGGAGGTGGATCTGGAGTCTGGGGCTACTGAAACCAAGGTACATTTGGCCAAAGTGGAGAGGGATTGCAGGATTTGCCATCTCAGCTTGGACCCAACTAGTGAAGAATCTGGTGTGCCTATAGAGTTGGGTTGTTCTTGTAAAGATGATTTGGCTGCTGCCCATAGGCAGTGTGCTGAAGCATGGttcaaaattaaaggaaaCAG AACATGTGAGATTTGTGGATCGACTGCCCGGAATGTTGCTGCTACAAATGAGACAGACATAACGGATCAGTGGAATGAAGCAAATGATGCCACAGCAGCGACAGCTCCTGTCACAATTCATGCTGCAGAAACTCGAAACTTCTGGCAGGGCCATCGGTTTCTAAATTTCCTGCTAGCCTGTATGGTCTTTGCCTTTGTAATCTCCTGGCTGTTTCACTTCAACGTACCCTCGTGA
- the LOC18585968 gene encoding uncharacterized protein LOC18585968 produces MRKLCPNYDLPDGLDTVLEVPIPEEMFASNKSSHRSWQNMKSWMNMKPNSERPPASMTALFGGRNTEIQLLLGVIGAPLIPLPIKIDHDHSISKNIKDHPIEASMAKYIVKQYIAAIGGEQALNSIDSMYAMGKVKMAASEFCAGEGSVNNRIVKVRNLRNGGGEMGGFVLWQKRPDLWCLELVVSGCKISAGSDGKVAWRQTPWHHSHASRGPPRPLRRFLQGLDPRSTANLFSNSVCVGEKTINDEDCFILKLEAEPSTLRARSSSNVEIIRHTVRGYFSQRTGLLVQLEDSHLLRIKAPGNDSIFWETTMESWIQDYKTIDGINIAHAGKTWVSLFRFGENSESHSRTRMEEAWTIEEVDFNIKGLSMDCFLPPGDLNKEEEGYGIVSSNVRLPFKLRNGSTRVSASKIVAIDVDECDNSSDDEDL; encoded by the exons ATGAGGAAACTTTGTCCAAATTATGATCTTCCTGATGGGTTGGATACAGTCCTGGAAGTTCCAATCCCTGAAGAAATGTTCGCTTCGAACAAGAGTAGTCACAGGTCATGGCAGAACATGAAGTCATGGATGAATATGAAACCGAATTCTGAGAGGCCTCCAGCTTCCATGACGGCACTTTTCGGAGGAAGGAACACCGAGATTCAGCTCTTGCTTGGAGTCATTGGAGCTCCTTTGATCCCTCTGCCTATCAAGATTGATCATGATCATTCCATTAGCAAAAACATCAAGGATCATCCCATT GAGGCTTCAATGGCCAAATACATAGTGAAGCAATACATAGCAGCAATTGGTGGAGAGCAGGCTCTGAATTCTATAGATAGCATGTATGCCATGGGGAAGGTGAAAATGGCAGCGTCAGAGTTCTGTGCAGGGGAAGGCAGTGTGAATAACAGGATTGTTAAAGTGAGgaatttgagaaatggtgGTGGAGAAATGGGAGGTTTTGTGTTGTGGCAGAAAAGGCCTGATCTTTGGTGCCTGGAACTGGTGGTTTCAGGCTGCAAAATTAGTGCAGGGAGCGATGGAAAAGTAGCCTGGAGGCAGACCCCATGGCACCATTCTCATGCATCCAGAGGCCCTCCTAGGCCTCTCAGGCGTTTCTTGCAG GGTCTTGATCCAAGGTCAACAGCAAATCTGTTCTCGAACTCTGTTTGTGTGGGTGAAAAAACAATCAATGATGAGGATTGTTTCATCCTAAAACTAGAGGCTGAACCCTCAACACTCCGAGCCAGGAGCAGCAGCAACGTAGAGATAATCCGGCACACGGTTCGGGGCTACTTCAGTCAGAGAACAGGTCTCTTAGTCCAACTGGAAGACTCCCATCTCCTAAGAATCAAAGCCCCCGGAAATGACAGCATTTTCTGGGAAACCACGATGGAGTCCTGGATTCAAGACTATAAAACCATAGATGGCATCAACATTGCACATGCTGGCAAGACTTGGGTCTCATTGTTCAGGTTCGGAGAGAACTCCGAGAGCCATTCCAGGACAAGGATGGAAGAGGCTTGGACGATTGAAGAAgtggatttcaacataaaAGGGTTGTCCATGGACTGTTTCCTGCCTCCTGGTGACTTGAACAAAGAGGAGGAAGGATATGGGATTGTGTCAAGTAATGTAAGGTTGCCATTCAAGCTTAGAAATGGTTCTACTAGGGTTAGTGCTTCCAAAATTGTTGCCATTGATGTTGATGAATGTGATAACTCCTCGGATGATGAAGATTTGTAA
- the LOC18585969 gene encoding 18.2 kDa class I heat shock protein — protein MAMIPSFFGSRRSNIFDPFSLDIWDPFEGCPFTTNAVANVPSSSREKSAIANTRIDWKETPEAHIFKADLPGLKKAEVKMEVEEGKVLQISGERSREQEDKNDTWHRIERSSGKFLRRFRLTEIAKMDQIKA, from the coding sequence ATGGCCATGATTCCAAGCTTTTTCGGCAGCAGGAGAAGCAACATCTTCGATCCATTCTCTTTAGACATATGGGATCCTTTCGAAGGTTGCCCATTCACCACCAACGCAGTAGCCAACGTCCCTTCCTCTTCGCGTGAAAAATCCGCCATTGCCAACACCAGGATAGACTGGAAAGAGACCCCGGAGGCTCACATATTCAAGGCTGACCTTCCAGGGCTGAAGAAAGCAGAGGTGAAAATGGAGGTTGAAGAAGGAAAGGTGCTGCAAATCAGCGGAGAGAGGAGCAGGGAACAAGAAGACAAGAATGATACTTGGCATAGAATCGAGAGGAGCAGCGGCAAGTTCTTGAGGAGGTTCAGGTTGACCGAAATTGCAAAGATGGATCAAATCAAGGCTTGA